The Candidatus Marinimicrobia bacterium CG08_land_8_20_14_0_20_45_22 genome contains a region encoding:
- a CDS encoding DUF3800 domain-containing protein produces MQRFSIYCDESCHLENDHINVMVLGAVWCPAARKDEIFKEIRAIKEKHGLSKRFEIKWTKISDSKVDFYVELIDYFFLKNELHFRGLVILNKSQLNHEKFDQDHDKWYYKMYFELLKGIINQRNKYRIYLDYKDTRGGQRIEKLHEVLCNDQYDFSRDIITRIQPVRSHEVEVLQLTDLLIGALSYYHRGLSTNQGKIKVIQRIIEQSGFALSKSTLPSEGKFNLFIWRPRPCV; encoded by the coding sequence ATGCAAAGATTTAGTATTTATTGTGACGAGAGTTGCCATTTGGAAAATGATCACATCAATGTGATGGTACTCGGAGCGGTCTGGTGTCCGGCTGCCCGGAAGGATGAGATTTTCAAAGAAATAAGGGCTATAAAAGAAAAGCATGGATTATCAAAGCGATTCGAAATTAAATGGACAAAGATTTCAGATTCAAAGGTTGACTTTTACGTTGAATTGATAGATTATTTCTTCTTGAAAAATGAACTACATTTCAGAGGTCTGGTGATTTTGAATAAATCTCAACTGAATCATGAGAAATTCGATCAGGACCATGACAAATGGTACTATAAAATGTATTTCGAACTTCTTAAGGGAATCATTAACCAGCGAAATAAATACCGGATTTACCTTGATTATAAAGATACCCGGGGAGGTCAGAGAATCGAAAAATTGCATGAGGTGCTATGTAATGATCAATATGACTTCTCAAGAGATATAATAACCCGAATACAGCCGGTCCGTTCTCATGAAGTCGAAGTATTGCAATTGACCGATCTGCTGATTGGGGCCTTGTCATATTATCATCGTGGACTCAGTACCAATCAGGGCAAGATAAAAGTAATTCAAAGGATCATAGAACAGTCGGGATTCGCTCTTAGTAAAAGTACTTTACCATCCGAGGGAAAATTTAATCTATTTATCTGGAGACCCAGGCCGTGTGTGTGA